The genomic region CACCGTGGTCGAGTCCGTCCGCCGAGTGGTGGGCGCCTGAGATGGCCCGTCCGTCGATCGCAGTGGTGGGCACGGGCTCGATGGGCTCGCTGCACGCCCGTGTGCTGAGCGGCTCCGCCCGCGCTGATCTGGCCGTCGTCATCGAGCCCCGTGAGGAGATCGGCCGCGCGGTGGCCGACCGCTTCGGTGCCGCCTGGGCACCCGACCTCTCCGGCCTCAGCGGCGTCGACGCGGTGATCGTCGCCGCCGCGACCGGGGCGCACCACCAGCTCGCCCTGCAGGTCATCGAGGCCGGGCTCCCCATGCTGGTGGAGAAGCCCGTGGCCGACAGCCTGGAGAAGAGCCAGGAGATCGTCGACGCGTCGGCGGCAGCAGGCCTGCCCCTGATGTGCGGATTGCTGGAGCGCTACAACAGCGCGGTCGTCACGGCCATGCAGCTCACCCGCGAGCCCGTGCACGTGAGTGCCACCCGGCACTCGCCGTACGCGCCGCGCATCAAGACCGGGGTGGCCTGGGACCTGCTGGTCCACGACGTCGACATCGCGCTGCGCATCCTGGGTGGCGAGCCGTCGTCCGTGGAGGCGAAGCTCGGGTACTTCCACCCGTCGTCGGTGGCCGGGGCCGAGGACATGGCCGAGGCCCTGCTGTCCTTCTCGGGCGGCAAGCTCGCCTCGGTGTCCGCGTCACGGATCGGGCAGCAGAAGATCCGGACCCTGACGATCACCGAGGTCGACCGGGCCATCGAGGTCGACCTGCTCCGCCAGAGCGTGACCCTCTACCGGCACATCGACGGTGACGCGGCCAGCGAGGACGGTCTGGGCTACCGGCAGCAGACGATCATCGAGATCCCGGCCCTGGTGCAGATGGGTGAGCCGCTCGGCGCCCAGCTCAACCGGTTCATCGACCTCATCGAGGGCACCGTGGACGCCGGCGAGGAGCGGGCGTCGATCATGCCGGCCCACCGGGTGGTCGGCGAGGTGGTGACCACGGCGCCGGCCCTGGTCTGAGCGAGCCGGTCGCGGCAACGACGAAGGGGGCGGGGCACCGATCGGTGCCCCGCCCCCTTCGTCGTGCGTCCTCCGCCGTCAGCCCTCCGCGGAGCCGGGAGCGCCGTCTCCGGCGGACTCCAGGGCAGGAAAGGTGACCATCCCGTCGTCGGCGATGTCGACCCGGGCGATCGGCCGTGCAGGAACCCCCGCGACGACCGTGTAGGGCGGGACGTCCCGGCTGACGACCGCGCCGGCCCCCACGACACTGTGGTCCCCGATGGTGACGCCCATGTTGACGACGGCGTTGGCGCCGACGAACACGTAGTCGCCGATGTGCACCGGAGCCCGTTCGACGGCGGGGAACGATCGCCCCGACACGCACCGGCGGGCCGACGAGTGGGTGTAGACGTGCACCCCGCTCGAGATGTCGCAGCCGGTGCCGATGGTCAGTCCGCCCGAGCCGTCGATCATGGTGAAGGCGCCGATCCAGGTGCCCTCACCGACGACCGGGTCCCCGATCACCCAGGCATGCGGGTTGTACGGGTTGGCCGGCAGGGCGGTGCTGTCGTGCACCGTGTCCGGGCGGGTCACGACCGTCAGACGATCTCGGTGTGGACCAGTTCCTTCATGCCCGTCTGCACGTCGATGGTGGGCTCCCAGCCGAGCACCTCGCGGGCCCGGGTGATGTCGGCCGCCCGTCGGGAGACGAGGACCTCGCGAGGGTTGAACTGCGGCTCCACGTTCACACCCACGGCCGCGATGAGGGTGCGGGCCAGCTCGGCCACCGTGGTGTCGATGCCGGTGCCGATGTTGATGGCGACGTTGGCCTTCGCCGGGTCGGCGTCGAGGGACATGACGACCGAGCGCGCGATGTCGTGCACGTGCACGAAGTCCATCGACTGCTCACCGCTGCCGTCGATGAC from Blastococcus colisei harbors:
- a CDS encoding Gfo/Idh/MocA family protein, which gives rise to MARPSIAVVGTGSMGSLHARVLSGSARADLAVVIEPREEIGRAVADRFGAAWAPDLSGLSGVDAVIVAAATGAHHQLALQVIEAGLPMLVEKPVADSLEKSQEIVDASAAAGLPLMCGLLERYNSAVVTAMQLTREPVHVSATRHSPYAPRIKTGVAWDLLVHDVDIALRILGGEPSSVEAKLGYFHPSSVAGAEDMAEALLSFSGGKLASVSASRIGQQKIRTLTITEVDRAIEVDLLRQSVTLYRHIDGDAASEDGLGYRQQTIIEIPALVQMGEPLGAQLNRFIDLIEGTVDAGEERASIMPAHRVVGEVVTTAPALV
- a CDS encoding acyltransferase — translated: MTRPDTVHDSTALPANPYNPHAWVIGDPVVGEGTWIGAFTMIDGSGGLTIGTGCDISSGVHVYTHSSARRCVSGRSFPAVERAPVHIGDYVFVGANAVVNMGVTIGDHSVVGAGAVVSRDVPPYTVVAGVPARPIARVDIADDGMVTFPALESAGDGAPGSAEG